A part of Agrobacterium vitis genomic DNA contains:
- a CDS encoding SfnB family sulfur acquisition oxidoreductase — translation MGTVTDTKIDYTVHPRVNSNDPVAPRPRPTTPAHIVQSDAEAIEIAQRLAARFKQGAALRDREGLLPITELDEYSQSGLWSINVPKAYGGPEVSYATLAKVISTIAAADPAIAQITQNHLAIVATVDLDGTEEQKKLFFGWTLQGLRYGNAFSELKSKTVADFETKVVHDGDDVVVNGEKFYTTGALLSHVVPIVSVDETGQGYLVFADRETPGLTVTNNWSSFGQRTTASGSVKLENVRVPKVRALKVTSFDHPTVGGPVSQIIQSAIDAGIARGAIDDTITFVKTLSRPWIDSGKQKASEDLFTIAAIGDLKIRLHAAEALLEIAGRSIDAARANTTLDTVSEATIKTGESKVLTTEIAILATNKLFELAGTRSTLAEHGLDRHWRNARVHTLHDPVRWKFFHVGNYYLNGEHPPRHAWN, via the coding sequence ATGGGTACCGTTACTGACACCAAGATCGATTACACCGTTCACCCGCGCGTCAATTCCAACGATCCGGTCGCACCCCGTCCGCGCCCGACCACGCCTGCGCATATTGTTCAATCCGATGCCGAGGCCATTGAGATAGCACAACGTCTTGCCGCGCGTTTCAAGCAGGGTGCCGCGTTGCGTGATCGGGAAGGACTGCTTCCGATTACCGAGCTGGATGAATATTCTCAAAGCGGGTTATGGAGCATCAATGTGCCAAAGGCCTATGGCGGGCCGGAGGTTTCCTATGCCACGCTTGCCAAGGTGATCTCCACGATTGCTGCTGCCGATCCGGCCATTGCGCAAATCACCCAGAACCATTTGGCCATTGTCGCAACCGTTGATCTGGATGGCACGGAAGAACAGAAAAAGCTGTTCTTTGGCTGGACCTTGCAGGGCCTGCGTTACGGCAATGCGTTTTCTGAATTGAAGAGCAAGACGGTCGCCGATTTCGAGACCAAAGTGGTCCATGACGGTGATGATGTTGTCGTCAACGGCGAGAAATTCTACACCACCGGTGCGCTTCTCTCCCATGTCGTGCCGATTGTCAGTGTGGATGAAACCGGCCAGGGCTATCTGGTGTTTGCAGATCGGGAAACGCCGGGCCTGACGGTGACCAACAATTGGTCCAGCTTTGGTCAACGCACCACGGCCTCTGGCTCTGTGAAGCTTGAGAATGTGAGGGTGCCGAAGGTTCGTGCCCTGAAAGTCACATCGTTTGATCATCCCACGGTGGGTGGTCCGGTGTCGCAAATCATCCAGTCCGCCATTGATGCAGGCATCGCCCGTGGGGCAATTGATGACACCATCACCTTCGTCAAAACCCTCAGCCGTCCGTGGATTGACAGCGGCAAGCAAAAGGCCAGCGAAGACCTGTTCACCATCGCCGCCATTGGTGATCTGAAAATCCGCCTGCATGCGGCGGAAGCTCTGCTGGAGATTGCTGGTCGCAGCATTGATGCCGCACGGGCCAATACGACGCTGGACACGGTGTCCGAGGCCACCATCAAGACAGGCGAATCCAAGGTGCTGACCACCGAGATTGCCATTCTCGCCACCAACAAGCTGTTTGAACTGGCTGGTACCCGCTCGACGTTGGCGGAACATGGTCTTGATCGCCACTGGCGTAATGCGCGGGTGCATACATTGCATGATCCAGTACGCTGGAAATTCTTCCACGTTGGCAATTACTACCTGAACGGCGAGCATCCGCCGCGCCATGCATGGAATTGA
- a CDS encoding SfnB family sulfur acquisition oxidoreductase encodes MSTTDRTLHRQAALTAGRPAPHIPPRRIKAHVIKDDAEAIAVAKELARDFAVGAAERDRQRRLPVAEIERFSQSGLWAISVPKAYGGAGVSAVTLAEVTAIISAADSSIGQIPQNHFYMVEALRLSGSDEQKAHYFQRVLDGDRLGNAFTEIGTKTPVDYKTHFTDRDGKLLLNGQKFYATGSLFAHIIVAVAKGPNGRVHLVFIDRATPGLDLVDDWTSFGQRSTGSGTVTFDDVEITPFQVVDHDENFDKPTPMGPFAQIIHSAVQVGIARGALAETISYVRAHARPFFELTIEHGYEDPHTIHAVGDVSIRVHAADALLARAGRILDIATANPTAQTVAEASIAVAEVKALGTEVAQLASTKLIELGGARSTLEAYGLDRYWRNARTHSLHDPVRWKYHHIGNFYLNDQLPPRHGAI; translated from the coding sequence ATGAGCACCACAGATCGTACACTCCACCGTCAGGCAGCCCTCACGGCTGGCCGTCCAGCGCCCCATATTCCGCCGCGCCGGATCAAGGCGCATGTGATCAAGGATGATGCTGAGGCAATTGCTGTTGCCAAGGAATTGGCCCGTGACTTTGCCGTGGGCGCAGCAGAGCGTGATCGGCAGCGGCGTTTGCCGGTGGCCGAGATTGAGCGTTTCTCCCAAAGTGGGCTTTGGGCCATTTCAGTGCCCAAGGCTTATGGCGGCGCTGGCGTCTCGGCAGTGACGCTGGCGGAGGTAACGGCGATCATCTCAGCAGCCGACTCTTCCATTGGGCAGATTCCGCAAAACCATTTTTATATGGTCGAAGCGCTGCGGTTGTCTGGTTCTGATGAGCAGAAAGCCCATTATTTCCAACGGGTTCTGGATGGAGATCGTCTGGGCAATGCCTTTACCGAAATCGGCACCAAAACCCCGGTGGATTACAAGACCCACTTCACTGATCGCGACGGCAAGCTGCTGCTGAATGGGCAGAAATTCTATGCCACCGGATCGCTGTTTGCCCATATCATTGTGGCCGTTGCCAAGGGGCCGAACGGTCGCGTGCATCTGGTGTTTATCGATCGCGCCACACCCGGCCTTGATCTGGTGGATGACTGGACCTCCTTTGGCCAGCGCTCCACCGGCAGCGGCACGGTGACCTTTGACGATGTCGAGATCACCCCGTTTCAGGTGGTGGATCATGATGAGAATTTCGATAAGCCAACGCCGATGGGGCCGTTTGCTCAGATCATCCATTCGGCGGTGCAAGTAGGCATTGCGCGGGGCGCTTTGGCAGAAACCATTTCCTATGTCCGCGCTCATGCAAGGCCGTTTTTTGAGCTGACCATTGAGCATGGCTATGAAGACCCGCACACCATCCATGCCGTGGGTGATGTTTCAATCCGCGTGCATGCCGCCGATGCGCTTCTGGCGCGGGCGGGACGCATTCTGGATATTGCCACCGCCAATCCAACCGCGCAAACCGTGGCGGAAGCCTCGATTGCCGTGGCCGAAGTGAAGGCATTGGGCACCGAGGTGGCACAACTGGCTTCCACCAAGCTGATCGAGCTTGGCGGTGCGCGCTCCACTTTGGAAGCTTATGGGCTGGATCGCTATTGGCGCAATGCCCGCACCCATTCGCTGCACGATCCCGTGCGCTGGAAATATCACCATATCGGCAATTTCTACCTGAATGATCAGCTACCCCCACGCCACGGAGCCATCTGA
- the mgrA gene encoding L-glyceraldehyde 3-phosphate reductase: MTYLPDPKRYDNAHFRRTGRSGLKLPALSFGLWHNFGDTTPVETQRSILFKAFDLGITHFDLANNYGPPAGSAEINFGRILREDFAGLRDELIISTKAGWDMWPGPYGRGGGSKKALLSSLDQSLTRLGVDYVDIFYSHRYDAETPLEETADALAQAVRQGKALYVGISSYSGTKTREIASLLKERQVPLLINQPAYNLFNRWIEKDLIDAADEVGAGIIAFTPLAQGLLTNKYLNGIPEDARVNRPGGDFLRPEHLKEENIVRARALNEIAARRGQSLAQLAIAWVLRDPRVTSALIGASSAKQIQENADALNNLSFTAEELAEIDRYAVEGGINLWEKPSHDQVV, translated from the coding sequence ATGACATACCTGCCCGATCCCAAGCGCTATGATAACGCCCATTTTCGCCGCACAGGCCGAAGTGGCCTGAAACTGCCTGCACTTTCCTTTGGCCTCTGGCATAATTTTGGCGATACCACGCCAGTTGAAACCCAGCGCTCCATCCTGTTCAAGGCGTTTGATCTGGGCATTACCCATTTCGATCTTGCCAACAATTACGGCCCTCCAGCGGGCAGCGCCGAAATCAACTTTGGCCGCATCCTGCGCGAAGATTTTGCAGGTCTGCGCGATGAGTTGATTATTTCCACCAAAGCAGGTTGGGATATGTGGCCCGGTCCTTATGGTCGCGGCGGCGGCTCGAAAAAGGCGCTGCTTTCCAGCCTTGATCAGAGCCTGACGCGGCTGGGTGTGGACTATGTCGATATTTTCTATTCCCACCGCTATGATGCCGAAACACCGTTGGAAGAAACCGCCGATGCGCTGGCGCAGGCCGTGCGGCAAGGCAAGGCGCTCTATGTTGGCATCTCATCCTATTCCGGCACCAAGACCCGCGAGATTGCATCCCTGTTGAAGGAGCGGCAGGTGCCGCTGCTGATCAATCAGCCCGCCTATAACCTGTTCAACCGCTGGATTGAAAAAGACCTGATTGATGCCGCCGATGAGGTTGGTGCTGGCATCATTGCCTTTACGCCACTGGCCCAAGGCCTGCTGACCAATAAATACCTCAACGGCATTCCAGAAGATGCCCGCGTCAACCGTCCCGGCGGCGATTTCCTGCGGCCTGAGCATTTGAAGGAAGAAAACATTGTTCGCGCCCGCGCCTTGAATGAGATTGCCGCACGCCGTGGCCAGTCTCTGGCCCAGTTGGCGATTGCATGGGTCTTGCGCGATCCGCGCGTGACCTCTGCGCTGATTGGTGCCAGCTCTGCCAAGCAAATTCAGGAAAATGCCGATGCTTTGAACAATCTCTCCTTCACAGCCGAAGAGCTGGCCGAGATTGACCGCTACGCCGTAGAAGGTGGTATCAACCTTTGGGAAAAGCCTTCTCACGATCAAGTGGTGTAA
- a CDS encoding LVIVD repeat-containing protein, with amino-acid sequence MTTTDLPKPDFARNMKLIGHSDIGGRGDGLQLMVHHGHAYVAHPWSQGFSIIDVRDPKHPKTVNYVQAPANTWNIHLQTHGDLLLVINALDLFADVESFTDEKAYYTQSVGETVAASKRERAWTAGMTVYDISTPANPRKIGQLDVEGVGFHRLWYVGGRYAYASALLDGFSDYIFVTIDMADPTKPELVGRWWLPGMNTAAGESRTWADGKRYALHHALVHGDTAYACWRDGGLTLLDIKDHAAPKLIKHHNWSPPYGGGTHSPLPLPGRDLLVVADEAVLDNEEDGRKHTWVFDIRVPENPISISTFPIPDEIDYTQKGGHFGPHNLHENRPGSFVSETLIFATWQNAGIRAFDISDPYHPVETGALVPAAPTTMTDRRPGRPKVIQSADVFVDANGLIYATDYNAGLEIIEYGG; translated from the coding sequence ATGACCACCACAGACCTGCCAAAGCCAGACTTTGCCCGCAATATGAAACTGATCGGCCATAGTGATATTGGCGGACGTGGCGATGGGCTGCAATTGATGGTGCATCACGGCCATGCCTATGTGGCGCATCCGTGGTCGCAGGGCTTCTCCATTATCGATGTGCGGGATCCGAAACATCCGAAAACCGTCAACTATGTGCAGGCCCCCGCCAACACATGGAACATCCATCTGCAAACCCATGGTGATCTGCTGTTGGTGATCAATGCGCTTGATCTCTTTGCCGATGTAGAAAGTTTTACCGATGAAAAGGCCTATTACACCCAATCGGTCGGCGAAACCGTAGCTGCCAGCAAGCGCGAACGGGCGTGGACGGCTGGCATGACAGTCTATGATATTTCCACGCCAGCCAACCCGCGCAAGATCGGGCAATTGGATGTGGAAGGCGTTGGCTTTCATCGGCTCTGGTATGTTGGCGGGCGTTACGCCTACGCATCGGCCCTGCTCGATGGCTTTTCCGATTATATTTTCGTGACCATCGATATGGCCGACCCCACCAAGCCGGAGCTGGTTGGCCGCTGGTGGTTGCCGGGTATGAACACGGCAGCCGGCGAAAGCCGCACATGGGCCGATGGCAAGCGCTATGCGCTGCACCACGCACTGGTGCATGGCGACACGGCCTATGCGTGCTGGCGCGATGGTGGGCTGACACTTCTCGACATCAAGGACCATGCCGCGCCAAAACTGATCAAGCACCACAATTGGTCCCCACCCTATGGCGGCGGCACCCATTCGCCTTTGCCGCTGCCGGGGCGTGATCTGCTTGTCGTGGCCGATGAGGCGGTGTTGGACAATGAGGAAGATGGCCGCAAGCACACATGGGTGTTTGATATTCGCGTGCCGGAAAATCCGATCAGCATTTCCACCTTTCCGATTCCTGACGAGATCGATTACACCCAGAAAGGCGGCCATTTCGGCCCCCATAATCTGCATGAAAACCGTCCCGGCTCATTTGTGTCCGAGACGCTGATTTTCGCCACCTGGCAAAATGCGGGCATTCGCGCTTTTGATATTTCTGATCCCTATCATCCGGTTGAAACCGGCGCGCTGGTGCCTGCCGCCCCAACCACGATGACGGACCGCAGACCCGGCCGCCCCAAGGTCATTCAATCCGCAGATGTGTTTGTGGATGCCAATGGCTTGATCTACGCCACCGATTACAATGCTGGGCTGGAGATTATTGAATATGGCGGCTGA
- a CDS encoding substrate-binding domain-containing protein, translating to MIKTLRTFGAVLLAGSIFATQASAAGLAGAPAPFDKKTVNIAVVSYLGGGDWLQAFEAGVKRQADALGINLTVSQARNDNDAERALIEQAINLKVDGIIINNGRPEVLQDVAQKALDAGIKVVAYDVNLDNPNIPQIEQSDADMAKLVLDQAVKDKGDGFVGGAIYVAGFAPLDRRYAVWKDYVAKHNLKEKAVWGVVNDTVPATVADQTKAVLRANPDISVIFTPWDEFAKGAKLAIDELGLSSKVKIYGVDISTADIQLMVEPDSAWVATAATNAAVVGEVSVRAVSLAVAGQNPGHSVLLKPTLITRDDLVNNKIGSIEELQQKFPAFLKSDAATAAWIPSTVK from the coding sequence ATGATCAAGACTCTTCGCACCTTTGGCGCAGTTCTTCTGGCCGGATCGATTTTTGCCACCCAGGCCTCTGCCGCTGGCCTTGCAGGCGCACCTGCACCATTTGACAAGAAAACCGTCAACATCGCCGTTGTCAGCTATCTTGGCGGCGGTGATTGGCTGCAAGCCTTTGAAGCAGGCGTGAAGCGGCAGGCTGATGCGCTGGGCATTAACCTCACCGTATCGCAAGCCCGTAATGACAATGACGCGGAACGCGCCCTGATCGAGCAAGCTATCAACCTGAAGGTCGATGGCATCATCATCAACAATGGCCGCCCGGAAGTGTTGCAGGACGTTGCGCAAAAGGCGCTGGATGCAGGCATTAAGGTGGTGGCCTATGATGTGAACCTCGACAACCCCAATATTCCGCAAATCGAGCAGAGCGATGCCGATATGGCCAAGCTGGTGCTGGATCAGGCCGTCAAGGATAAGGGCGATGGCTTTGTCGGTGGTGCTATCTATGTCGCAGGCTTTGCCCCGCTGGATCGCCGCTATGCCGTGTGGAAAGACTATGTTGCAAAACATAACCTAAAGGAAAAGGCCGTCTGGGGCGTGGTCAATGACACGGTTCCGGCCACAGTGGCCGACCAGACTAAGGCTGTATTGCGCGCCAACCCCGATATTTCGGTGATTTTCACCCCATGGGATGAATTCGCCAAGGGCGCGAAATTGGCGATTGATGAGCTTGGCCTGTCCAGCAAGGTCAAAATCTATGGCGTCGATATTTCCACTGCCGATATTCAGTTGATGGTTGAGCCAGATAGCGCTTGGGTGGCAACCGCTGCCACCAATGCCGCCGTGGTTGGCGAGGTTTCTGTGCGGGCCGTTTCGCTTGCCGTTGCCGGACAAAATCCCGGCCATTCCGTGTTGCTTAAGCCCACGCTGATCACTCGTGATGATCTGGTCAACAACAAGATCGGCTCTATTGAGGAATTGCAGCAGAAATTCCCGGCCTTCTTGAAGAGCGATGCCGCCACGGCTGCGTGGATTCCATCAACCGTCAAATAA
- a CDS encoding ABC transporter permease, producing the protein MTTVNDIPKDALAQTHDRQSAASLVRETIRRDAVFILLAGLIVVFSLAQPAFININNLMSILQAVAVVAIIGAGVTVTLAIGGFDLSVGAVAASSVMASSYAMIVLGLNAYQTVPLVLAFGALIGFANAFLIVKLKVPDLLATLAMMFLLSGLQLIPTAGRSISVGLILPNGTTATGKYDPLFLTIGRSSLFGLIPFPVILLAIVAVTLFVLTERTRLGRLLFATGGNEVATRLAGANTAKIKTFAYVLSGTLAAFGGIIVAARVGRGDVSSGASLLMDSVAASLIGFAVLGLRRPNVLGTIIGAVFVGILLNGLTMLNAPYYTQDFVKGFVLVGALALTYGVSRART; encoded by the coding sequence ATGACGACGGTGAATGACATTCCCAAAGACGCGCTTGCGCAAACGCATGACCGCCAAAGCGCGGCAAGCCTTGTGCGGGAGACCATCCGGCGCGATGCTGTCTTCATTCTGCTGGCAGGTCTTATTGTTGTTTTCAGCCTCGCCCAGCCTGCCTTTATCAATATCAACAACCTGATGAGCATTCTGCAAGCGGTTGCTGTGGTGGCGATCATTGGGGCAGGCGTTACGGTGACGCTGGCAATTGGCGGTTTTGATCTCTCGGTGGGCGCGGTGGCAGCCTCCAGCGTGATGGCATCCAGCTATGCGATGATCGTGCTGGGCTTGAACGCCTATCAAACCGTGCCGCTGGTGCTGGCTTTTGGCGCGTTGATCGGCTTTGCCAATGCCTTTTTGATCGTCAAGCTCAAGGTGCCGGATCTTCTGGCCACGCTGGCCATGATGTTTCTGCTCTCGGGTCTGCAATTGATCCCGACCGCAGGGCGCTCCATTTCGGTTGGCCTCATTCTGCCCAATGGAACGACAGCAACTGGCAAATATGATCCGCTGTTTCTCACCATCGGTCGCTCCAGCCTTTTTGGCCTTATCCCCTTCCCGGTCATCCTTTTGGCCATTGTGGCTGTGACGCTATTTGTTCTGACAGAGCGCACCCGGCTTGGTCGGTTGCTGTTTGCCACCGGCGGCAATGAAGTGGCAACCCGTCTGGCCGGGGCCAATACGGCAAAGATCAAGACCTTCGCCTATGTGCTGTCCGGCACGCTTGCGGCCTTTGGCGGGATTATCGTGGCGGCGCGGGTTGGCCGTGGAGATGTCTCTTCCGGCGCGTCGCTGCTGATGGATTCCGTTGCTGCATCACTCATTGGCTTTGCCGTGCTCGGTCTGCGGCGTCCCAATGTCCTGGGCACCATCATTGGCGCTGTGTTTGTCGGCATTTTGCTCAATGGCCTCACCATGCTCAACGCGCCCTATTACACCCAGGATTTCGTCAAGGGTTTCGTGCTGGTCGGTGCCCTTGCCCTGACCTACGGCGTCAGCCGCGCCCGGACATAA
- a CDS encoding sugar ABC transporter ATP-binding protein has product MPLLDVNAVSRSFGSTRALIDASLVIEPGEIVALMGANGAGKSTLVKILSGVQSADSGSILLKGQPFAPQSPAEAAKFGVVTVHQSTDVVGIPGLSVADALLLNHYVDGRQPFFLSSKSVRREAAKILQQAGFDLPLDRDFADLGAADRQMVAIARALANKAELLILDEPTASLSTQEAERLYAILLGLKARGIAILYISHRTADLAALADRVVILRGGRNVGALRRPIDFDAALETMIGRALNTARPDRRTEFGKTVLDLRGIRLLNSSKPFDLTVREGEVVAITGVLGAGKSRLLSALFGAGQFVAGEAVVDGKPYAPKSPAEAIATGVALVAEDRHRSALMPADWPGESVAATISLPHLKRWYPSGFLLSDAERVKAKAAISRLGIKASSPDASVWSLSGGNQQKTVIARWEVEQSRLLLLDEPFQGVDVGARQDIITTIRSHADRATLIATSDFEEAQEVADRILLIDQHTLIELTPTATSAHHKEIA; this is encoded by the coding sequence ATGCCCCTTCTTGATGTCAATGCCGTCTCCCGTTCCTTCGGCTCAACCAGGGCATTGATTGATGCATCGCTGGTCATTGAGCCGGGCGAAATCGTTGCCCTGATGGGCGCAAACGGGGCCGGGAAATCCACTCTGGTGAAAATCCTTTCCGGCGTGCAATCGGCTGATTCCGGCTCCATTCTGCTGAAAGGTCAGCCTTTTGCACCACAAAGCCCGGCAGAGGCCGCCAAATTCGGTGTGGTGACGGTTCATCAGTCCACGGATGTGGTGGGCATTCCCGGCCTGAGCGTGGCCGATGCACTGCTGCTCAATCACTATGTCGACGGCCGTCAGCCGTTTTTTCTCTCAAGCAAAAGCGTGCGGCGTGAGGCAGCCAAAATTTTGCAACAGGCGGGTTTCGATCTGCCTCTGGATCGGGATTTTGCTGATCTTGGGGCGGCTGATCGGCAAATGGTGGCCATTGCCCGTGCGCTTGCCAACAAGGCAGAATTGTTGATTTTGGATGAGCCAACCGCCAGCCTCTCAACGCAGGAAGCGGAACGCCTCTATGCCATCCTGCTGGGTTTGAAAGCCCGTGGCATCGCCATTCTCTATATCTCGCATCGCACCGCCGATCTGGCTGCTCTTGCCGATCGCGTGGTAATTCTGCGAGGCGGGCGCAATGTCGGGGCGCTCCGTCGTCCGATTGATTTCGATGCAGCGCTGGAGACCATGATTGGCCGCGCATTGAACACCGCGCGCCCGGATCGACGCACAGAATTTGGCAAAACCGTGCTGGATTTGCGTGGCATTCGACTGCTGAACAGCAGCAAACCCTTTGATCTTACGGTGCGCGAGGGTGAAGTGGTGGCCATAACAGGCGTGCTGGGCGCGGGCAAAAGCAGGCTGCTATCAGCATTGTTTGGAGCGGGCCAATTTGTGGCAGGTGAAGCCGTTGTGGATGGCAAGCCCTATGCCCCCAAAAGTCCGGCGGAGGCCATTGCTACGGGAGTGGCGCTTGTGGCGGAAGATCGTCACCGCTCAGCCTTGATGCCTGCCGATTGGCCGGGAGAGAGCGTCGCAGCCACCATCAGCCTGCCCCATCTCAAGCGCTGGTATCCCTCGGGTTTTCTGCTTTCGGATGCAGAGAGGGTGAAGGCAAAGGCTGCCATTTCACGGCTCGGCATCAAGGCATCGAGTCCAGACGCTTCCGTCTGGTCTTTGTCCGGTGGCAATCAGCAAAAGACAGTTATTGCCCGCTGGGAAGTGGAGCAAAGCCGCCTGCTGTTGCTGGATGAGCCATTTCAGGGCGTCGATGTCGGAGCACGACAAGACATTATCACCACCATTCGCAGCCACGCGGATCGCGCAACGCTGATTGCCACCTCGGATTTTGAGGAAGCACAGGAAGTGGCCGACCGCATTCTGCTGATTGATCAACATACGCTGATTGAACTGACGCCCACGGCGACCTCAGCCCATCACAAGGAAATCGCCTGA
- a CDS encoding substrate-binding domain-containing protein, protein MTSILRLLALTALSPVIFTQSAGAAGIAGAPAPFDQGGVKLALISYISAGDFFQAYQAGAQAQAKALGVDLRIFPGRQDAAEQREQILQAINLGVKGIVIDHGLPESLGDVVQQALDKGVKVVAFDVNLNNPKIPQVEQSDHKLAELTLDQAIKDNGKSFNAGYAYVAGFAPLDRRNEIWDKVKAANSGIVEKARFGTVSDTTATSTADQAKAVFRANPDISVVFAPYDEFARGVKLAAADLGISAKLKIYSADISTADIQEIVEDGSPWVATAATNPAVVGAVSIRAAALQIAGETVPHQIIVDPVLVTQKQLRDANVKTIEDLAKKIPSFSTSSAATASWIPSAAF, encoded by the coding sequence ATGACATCGATCCTGCGCCTTCTGGCACTCACCGCTCTTTCACCTGTGATTTTCACGCAATCGGCTGGCGCGGCTGGCATTGCCGGCGCACCGGCGCCGTTTGATCAGGGCGGCGTTAAGCTTGCCCTGATCAGCTATATCTCGGCTGGCGACTTCTTCCAGGCCTATCAGGCAGGTGCGCAGGCGCAGGCCAAGGCGCTGGGTGTTGATCTGCGGATTTTTCCTGGTCGCCAGGATGCTGCCGAGCAGCGCGAGCAGATTTTGCAGGCCATTAATCTCGGTGTGAAGGGCATTGTCATTGACCACGGCCTGCCGGAATCGCTTGGTGATGTGGTGCAGCAGGCGCTCGACAAGGGCGTCAAGGTCGTGGCTTTCGATGTGAACCTGAACAATCCGAAAATCCCGCAGGTCGAACAATCCGATCACAAACTGGCGGAACTGACACTGGATCAGGCCATCAAGGACAATGGCAAGAGTTTCAACGCTGGATATGCCTATGTGGCGGGCTTTGCGCCGTTGGATCGTCGCAACGAGATCTGGGACAAGGTCAAAGCAGCCAATAGTGGTATCGTAGAAAAAGCCCGTTTCGGCACGGTGAGTGATACCACAGCCACCTCCACCGCCGATCAGGCCAAAGCGGTTTTTCGTGCCAACCCGGATATTTCCGTGGTGTTTGCGCCCTATGACGAATTCGCCCGTGGCGTCAAACTCGCTGCCGCCGATCTGGGCATCAGCGCCAAGCTGAAAATCTATTCGGCGGATATTTCCACCGCGGATATTCAGGAAATTGTTGAGGATGGCAGCCCGTGGGTTGCAACCGCTGCCACCAATCCGGCAGTGGTGGGTGCCGTTTCCATCCGCGCTGCCGCCTTGCAGATTGCGGGCGAAACGGTGCCGCATCAGATTATCGTTGATCCGGTTCTGGTGACGCAAAAGCAATTGCGGGATGCCAATGTGAAGACCATCGAAGACCTGGCAAAGAAAATTCCGAGTTTCTCGACAAGCTCGGCAGCGACGGCAAGCTGGATTCCGTCTGCGGCATTTTGA